One Oculatellaceae cyanobacterium DNA window includes the following coding sequences:
- a CDS encoding pseudouridine synthase, with amino-acid sequence MAERLQKIISKWGLASRRQAEKLILAGRVRLNGVVVELGQTANPQVDRIEVDGKLIKPMNRPQHLYLLLHKPAGVVSTCHDQRNRQTVLDLLPPELRQGQGLHPVGRLDAESTGALLLTNDGELTFILTHPRHCIPKTYHVWVEGHPPKSVLEVWRQGVVLAGRKTLPAQVRILKQQSDQTLLEIILREGRNKQIRRIAEQLGYPVVHLHRTAIGSICLNRPGELLLAGNYRLLEEFEIDFLQNQLNITSIEGPTNVKEGSV; translated from the coding sequence ATGGCCGAAAGGCTGCAAAAAATTATTTCCAAATGGGGTCTTGCCTCACGTCGCCAAGCTGAAAAACTGATTTTAGCAGGTCGCGTGCGGTTAAATGGTGTAGTTGTTGAGTTAGGACAAACTGCCAATCCCCAAGTAGACCGCATCGAAGTAGATGGCAAGCTGATCAAACCCATGAATCGTCCGCAGCACCTCTACCTATTGCTTCATAAACCTGCTGGTGTAGTTTCAACCTGCCATGATCAGAGAAATCGCCAAACTGTGCTTGATTTATTGCCCCCCGAATTGCGCCAAGGTCAGGGGCTACATCCGGTTGGACGCTTGGACGCAGAATCTACGGGTGCTTTATTACTTACCAACGACGGGGAGCTAACTTTTATTCTTACCCATCCCCGCCATTGTATTCCCAAAACCTATCATGTTTGGGTAGAAGGTCATCCACCGAAATCTGTGCTAGAAGTATGGCGACAGGGGGTAGTTCTTGCTGGGAGAAAAACCTTACCTGCTCAAGTCAGGATACTTAAGCAGCAAAGTGATCAAACACTGTTGGAAATTATTTTGAGAGAGGGGAGAAATAAACAGATTCGACGTATAGCAGAACAGTTAGGTTATCCAGTAGTGCATCTGCATCGCACAGCTATTGGGTCAATTTGTTTAAACCGACCAGGAGAGTTGCTACTTGCTGGTAATTACCGTCTCCTTGAAGAGTTTGAAATTGATTTTCTCCAAAACCAACTAAACATAACATCTATAGAAGGGCCAACAAACGTCAAGGAGGGCAGTGTATGA
- the cbiT gene encoding precorrin-6Y C5,15-methyltransferase subunit CbiT — protein sequence MQTKLWPYVTPGIPDDLFERLPGIPLSKREVRLLIISALRLKPDSVLWDIGAGTGTIPVETGLLCPQGRVIAVERDEDVASLIRRNCERFGVCNVEVIEGSAPECLKDIPHQPQRVCIEGGRAIKTILKEVWQYLPSGGRVVATAANLETLYSVSASLSELQARNIELVQSSVNRLETRGNHQTFSAVDPIFILSGEKLD from the coding sequence ATGCAGACTAAACTCTGGCCGTATGTGACACCTGGAATTCCAGATGATTTATTTGAACGCTTACCAGGAATCCCGTTAAGTAAACGAGAAGTTCGACTATTAATCATTTCTGCTCTCAGACTCAAACCCGACTCAGTGTTGTGGGATATTGGTGCAGGTACAGGTACAATCCCTGTCGAAACTGGTTTATTGTGTCCCCAAGGCAGAGTGATTGCTGTAGAACGGGATGAAGATGTGGCGAGTTTAATTCGCCGTAATTGCGAGCGTTTCGGTGTTTGCAACGTAGAAGTGATTGAAGGCAGTGCGCCAGAATGCTTGAAGGATATCCCCCATCAGCCCCAAAGAGTCTGTATTGAAGGAGGACGTGCCATCAAAACTATCCTCAAAGAAGTTTGGCAATACTTACCCTCTGGCGGTCGTGTCGTTGCTACTGCGGCTAATCTAGAAACTCTCTATTCTGTCTCAGCAAGCTTGTCAGAGTTGCAAGCTAGAAACATTGAGCTAGTCCAGTCGTCTGTCAACCGTCTAGAAACACGGGGTAATCATCAAACATTTTCAGCAGTTGATCCGATTTTTATCCTTAGTGGTGAGAAGCTAGATTAA
- a CDS encoding aminotransferase class I/II-fold pyridoxal phosphate-dependent enzyme, which translates to MLVQLPIFKLNQESQAKTPIIDTLRECANKPHAAFYTPGHKRGQGIYPQLADLLGQSVFRADLPELPELDNLFAPEGVIEEAQKLAAEAFGAENTWFLVNGSTAGVMAAILATCGNGDKIILPRNVHQSAIAGLIISGAIPIFVNPEYDPVLDIAHSITPDAVAVALKQHPDAKAVMMVYPTYYGVCGDVKAIAQITHQYNIPLLVDEAHGAHFTFHPDLPPSALSAGADLTVQSIHKVLGAFTQAAMLHVQGSKVEINRISRALQLLQSTSPSYLLLASLDAARQQMALHGNQLMTKTLLLANLARNQIRQIPGLSVLEPLDIRQTNGLDQPGLFALDSTRLTVTVSGLGISGFEADEILHQQLGVTAELPSLQHLTFIISLGNTSEDIEQLVQALTTLSKDYQQESLLVETSHRAIVSGLTLLTETRGVAGISPREAFFVPTETLPIEKICDTCGGLHPYISAELICPYPPGIPVLMPGEQITPAAIEYLQQIIKLGGSITGCSDRTLKTLKVVIP; encoded by the coding sequence GTGTTAGTCCAACTACCGATTTTTAAATTGAATCAGGAATCTCAAGCAAAAACGCCAATTATAGATACTCTCCGAGAGTGTGCTAATAAACCTCATGCTGCGTTTTATACTCCAGGGCATAAGCGGGGACAAGGTATATATCCGCAATTAGCAGATTTGCTAGGGCAGTCTGTATTTCGAGCCGATTTACCAGAGTTACCTGAGTTGGATAATTTGTTTGCACCAGAAGGTGTTATAGAAGAAGCTCAAAAATTAGCAGCAGAAGCGTTTGGGGCGGAAAATACTTGGTTTTTAGTTAATGGTTCCACTGCTGGGGTAATGGCAGCGATTTTAGCTACCTGTGGTAATGGTGACAAAATAATTTTGCCGCGAAATGTACATCAGTCTGCGATCGCAGGTTTAATTATTTCTGGTGCTATCCCAATTTTTGTTAATCCAGAATACGATCCGGTTTTAGATATCGCTCACAGTATCACGCCAGATGCGGTTGCCGTAGCCTTAAAGCAACATCCCGATGCTAAAGCAGTGATGATGGTATATCCAACTTATTATGGGGTTTGTGGCGATGTAAAGGCGATCGCACAGATTACTCATCAATACAATATCCCTCTGTTGGTAGATGAAGCACACGGCGCTCATTTTACTTTTCATCCAGACTTGCCACCTTCAGCTTTGTCAGCAGGGGCAGACTTAACTGTGCAATCTATCCATAAGGTATTGGGTGCTTTTACCCAAGCTGCCATGCTGCACGTTCAAGGTAGCAAGGTAGAAATTAATAGGATAAGTAGAGCTTTACAGCTATTACAATCTACCAGCCCCAGTTATTTACTCTTAGCGTCATTAGATGCAGCGCGTCAGCAAATGGCGCTGCATGGAAATCAACTAATGACAAAAACATTGTTATTAGCCAATCTCGCGAGGAATCAAATTAGACAAATTCCTGGGTTATCGGTTTTAGAACCCTTAGACATACGGCAGACTAATGGGTTAGATCAACCAGGCTTGTTCGCTTTAGATTCTACCCGCCTAACTGTAACAGTTTCTGGTTTAGGTATAAGTGGGTTTGAAGCGGACGAAATACTGCATCAACAGCTAGGGGTGACAGCAGAATTGCCATCGCTGCAACATCTCACCTTTATTATCAGTTTAGGAAATACTTCTGAAGATATTGAACAGTTAGTACAAGCTTTAACAACATTATCAAAAGATTACCAACAGGAAAGCTTGCTTGTAGAAACATCCCATAGGGCGATAGTCTCTGGTCTAACTTTATTGACAGAAACTAGAGGAGTGGCAGGAATTTCTCCTCGTGAGGCGTTTTTTGTTCCCACAGAAACATTACCAATAGAAAAGATCTGTGATACTTGTGGTGGACTACACCCATACATCAGCGCCGAACTCATCTGTCCTTATCCACCTGGAATTCCTGTATTAATGCCTGGAGAACAAATCACTCCAGCAGCCATAGAATATCTACAGCAAATTATCAAACTCGGTGGCAGTATTACAGGTTGTAGCGATCGCACCCTAAAAACTCTTAAGGTTGTTATTCCCTAG
- a CDS encoding phosphatidate cytidylyltransferase, with protein sequence MPVSRILSGIVAIALALGLLFLGGWYFTLGFCVIIYLGQQEYFQLVRAKGIAPAGKTTLVVSQLLLITSTIAPELVDPIFALAGTLICFYLLFQPKIASIADISTSILGLFYGGYLPSYWIRLRVGLSPAIASNLPLNGYWPESWTNIHGFPQGLTATLLAFMCIWAADIGAYTFGKFFGRTRLSDISPKKTVEGALFGIAGSIATAAIGAWYLHWSIWQLSGITFGLLIGITSLLGDLTESMMKRDAGVKDSGQLIPGHGGILDRADSYVFTAPLVYYFFTLLLPLLAKLS encoded by the coding sequence ATGCCTGTGTCTCGTATCCTCAGTGGAATAGTTGCGATCGCCCTAGCTTTGGGGTTACTCTTCCTTGGAGGATGGTACTTTACCCTTGGCTTCTGCGTCATTATTTACTTAGGTCAACAAGAGTATTTTCAACTTGTTCGTGCTAAGGGGATTGCTCCGGCGGGCAAAACTACCTTGGTGGTCAGTCAACTACTGCTAATTACGTCCACTATTGCGCCGGAATTAGTAGACCCAATATTTGCTTTAGCAGGAACATTGATTTGTTTTTATTTGCTATTCCAACCGAAAATAGCCAGCATTGCTGACATTTCCACTTCAATACTAGGATTATTTTACGGCGGCTATTTACCGAGTTATTGGATCAGGTTACGGGTAGGTTTATCACCTGCGATCGCTAGCAACTTACCATTAAATGGCTATTGGCCTGAGTCTTGGACAAATATTCATGGCTTTCCCCAGGGATTAACCGCAACACTGTTAGCTTTTATGTGTATTTGGGCTGCTGATATTGGAGCATACACATTCGGCAAATTCTTTGGTCGCACTCGCCTTTCAGATATCAGCCCTAAAAAGACTGTGGAAGGTGCGCTTTTTGGTATTGCTGGCAGTATTGCGACAGCAGCAATAGGGGCTTGGTATCTTCACTGGTCAATTTGGCAATTAAGCGGTATTACTTTTGGTCTACTAATTGGTATTACTAGCCTTTTAGGAGACTTAACAGAGTCGATGATGAAGCGAGATGCTGGTGTCAAAGATTCGGGACAATTAATCCCTGGTCACGGCGGAATTTTAGATCGGGCTGACAGCTATGTGTTTACAGCACCTTTAGTTTACTACTTTTTTACCTTGCTGTTACCGCTCTTAGCTAAGTTAAGTTAA
- a CDS encoding AAA family ATPase produces the protein MQEELNILIQAQYPLIYLVTSEEERAEKTIAAIAQMKPQQRRVFIWTVTHGIIEYGQPRHLTQHNTVSPEAAVEWVIRQKEPGIFIFKDLHPFIDSPATTRWLRDAIAGFKGTQKVIILMSPVQHIPIELEKEVVVMDYPLPDLAELNQVLSNQLDQSRTRKTSTETREKLLKAALGLTKDEAEKVYRKAYVKTGRLTEEEVDIVLSEKKQLIRRNGILEYIEEDETIDAVGGLDELKRWLRQRSNAFTERAREYGLPQPKGMLILGVPGCGKSLIAKTTARLWSLPLLRLDMGRVYDGSMVGRSEANLRNALKTAESISPAILFIDELDKAFAGSGGSADSDGGTSSRIFGSFLTWMQEKTSPVFVMATANRVERLPGEFLRKGRFDEIFFVDLPTPEERQEIFKIHLIKRHRDTERFDIEQLAKVADGFSGAEIEQALIAAMYDAFAQDREFSQLDIIAAIKATMPLSRTMTEQVTALRDWARQRARPAASSVAEYQRLEF, from the coding sequence ATGCAAGAAGAGCTCAATATCCTTATCCAAGCTCAATATCCTCTCATCTACCTCGTGACATCCGAGGAAGAGCGGGCAGAAAAAACAATTGCTGCGATCGCTCAGATGAAACCCCAACAAAGACGTGTCTTTATTTGGACTGTCACCCACGGCATCATCGAGTACGGTCAACCCCGCCACCTGACCCAGCACAATACCGTTTCTCCAGAAGCTGCGGTTGAATGGGTGATTAGGCAGAAAGAACCAGGCATTTTTATATTTAAAGATTTACATCCATTTATAGATTCACCAGCCACAACCCGATGGTTGCGAGATGCGATCGCCGGATTTAAAGGCACGCAAAAAGTTATTATTTTAATGTCGCCAGTACAGCATATTCCTATTGAACTGGAAAAAGAAGTAGTTGTGATGGACTACCCTTTACCAGACCTGGCAGAACTAAATCAAGTACTTTCTAATCAGTTAGATCAATCTCGCACTCGTAAAACTTCTACCGAGACAAGAGAAAAACTCCTCAAAGCTGCCCTTGGTTTAACCAAGGATGAAGCTGAAAAAGTTTATCGTAAGGCATACGTTAAAACTGGACGACTTACGGAAGAAGAAGTTGATATTGTTCTTTCTGAGAAAAAGCAACTAATTCGTCGCAACGGCATATTGGAATACATTGAAGAAGATGAAACAATTGATGCCGTTGGTGGTTTAGACGAGTTAAAGCGTTGGTTGAGACAGCGTTCAAATGCTTTTACTGAAAGAGCAAGAGAATACGGCTTACCTCAACCGAAGGGGATGTTAATCCTGGGTGTACCTGGTTGTGGTAAATCCCTGATTGCTAAAACAACTGCCCGTCTGTGGAGTTTACCTCTGCTACGTCTAGATATGGGGCGCGTTTATGACGGCTCTATGGTAGGACGTTCTGAGGCTAACTTACGGAATGCCCTAAAAACAGCAGAATCAATTTCTCCAGCTATTTTATTTATTGATGAGTTGGATAAAGCTTTTGCTGGTAGCGGTGGTTCTGCGGATTCTGATGGCGGTACTTCCAGCCGGATCTTCGGTTCTTTTCTTACCTGGATGCAAGAAAAAACTTCTCCAGTATTTGTAATGGCAACAGCTAACCGTGTAGAACGTTTGCCAGGAGAGTTTCTACGCAAGGGTAGATTTGATGAGATTTTCTTTGTTGATTTACCAACACCAGAAGAGCGCCAAGAAATATTTAAAATTCACCTGATTAAGCGGCATAGAGATACAGAACGCTTTGATATCGAACAACTGGCTAAAGTAGCTGATGGTTTTTCCGGTGCAGAAATTGAGCAAGCCCTAATTGCTGCAATGTACGATGCTTTTGCTCAAGATCGGGAATTCTCTCAACTAGATATTATTGCAGCCATTAAAGCGACTATGCCACTTTCTCGGACAATGACTGAGCAGGTTACAGCCCTACGGGACTGGGCTAGACAGCGCGCGCGACCTGCTGCGTCCTCCGTCGCAGAATATCAGCGATTGGAGTTTTAA
- a CDS encoding glyoxalase-like domain protein, which yields MPLDSLFSTQGIMVMLLAAYAVAMWMFLTSAPKVHTIMVSDLEIARQFYEGLLNLPVAEVPLHYYYNYEQTLGVPSIDPLYLSAPIATSPVRGVNSSDGLWYQLKKNTQLHIISGASLGQKNRQRHVSFDHDCLEQVLMRVQLRAIKHKIRSDKPLNFLVKDLEGNVIEMSEVSN from the coding sequence GTGCCTCTAGATAGCTTATTTTCCACTCAAGGCATTATGGTGATGTTACTAGCAGCCTACGCGGTTGCTATGTGGATGTTCCTCACCAGTGCGCCAAAAGTTCACACCATAATGGTGTCTGATTTAGAAATAGCTCGGCAGTTCTACGAAGGTTTACTAAACTTGCCTGTAGCAGAAGTGCCACTGCACTATTACTACAATTATGAGCAAACTCTGGGAGTTCCCAGTATCGATCCTCTGTATCTGTCAGCACCCATAGCAACTTCCCCTGTTAGGGGGGTAAATAGTTCTGATGGATTGTGGTATCAACTAAAGAAAAATACTCAACTACACATTATTTCTGGTGCTAGCTTGGGGCAGAAAAACCGTCAGCGCCATGTTTCCTTTGATCACGACTGTCTAGAGCAAGTACTAATGCGGGTGCAGTTACGTGCCATTAAGCATAAGATTCGTAGCGATAAACCCTTGAATTTTTTGGTTAAAGACTTAGAAGGTAATGTGATTGAAATGAGCGAAGTTTCTAATTAG
- a CDS encoding sigma-70 family RNA polymerase sigma factor, with amino-acid sequence MQIPHFPESNHPIVKSLFHHSDQELLTLFQRHPEQGKFFTTIFCRYSPIVYTLIRHSARSPVQADYLFALTWRHIYYELGGLNLREDTGTEVSSFQNWLINMTAVCINEADLPPVESIHYSLQAAPPPLWCYMEQALEQLPPIMRLMVLMAQTFHWSETRISAYLQAEGEMLSPADVKAQLLQGYHLLEVALPEDLRVIYLNNFKVESSQPIIDNITN; translated from the coding sequence GTGCAAATTCCGCATTTTCCTGAATCCAATCATCCGATAGTAAAATCCCTGTTCCATCATAGCGATCAGGAATTGCTCACCTTGTTTCAGCGTCATCCAGAGCAAGGGAAATTTTTCACTACTATTTTTTGCCGTTATAGTCCCATTGTATATACATTAATCCGGCATTCGGCGCGATCGCCTGTGCAAGCGGATTACCTATTTGCCCTAACCTGGCGACATATCTATTATGAGTTAGGTGGTTTAAATTTGCGCGAGGATACGGGTACTGAAGTTAGTTCCTTCCAGAATTGGCTAATCAACATGACAGCAGTATGTATTAATGAGGCAGATTTACCGCCAGTAGAGTCGATCCACTACTCTTTACAAGCCGCTCCTCCGCCACTATGGTGCTATATGGAACAAGCTTTAGAGCAATTGCCACCTATCATGCGCTTGATGGTGTTAATGGCTCAGACTTTCCATTGGAGTGAAACCAGAATTTCAGCTTATCTTCAGGCAGAAGGTGAAATGCTTTCTCCTGCTGATGTAAAAGCGCAATTACTCCAAGGGTATCATTTATTAGAAGTAGCGCTACCAGAAGATCTTCGTGTTATTTATCTGAATAACTTTAAGGTTGAATCTTCGCAACCTATTATTGATAACATAACAAACTAA
- a CDS encoding DUF2993 domain-containing protein has translation MTVKQSRIISTVLSPACGVWLRSQVEQVKELQVKITGGDRQIIGGYIPHISILADHAVYQGLHLSKINLSAENIRINLSQVIKGKPLRLLEPIPVTGQMLLEEADLKASLASPLLSTALTELLGTLLTSAGINQPNEFFKDKPINWQQVTLEDNQLTIAGVLANKSDNLTPVAIRTGIQLASNHVLRLAPLQIDTPIESASRSLDSFELDLGSEVNIEELKIMPGQLVCRGAINVIP, from the coding sequence TTGACTGTTAAGCAAAGCCGAATTATCAGTACAGTGTTGTCGCCAGCTTGCGGCGTGTGGTTGCGATCGCAGGTAGAGCAAGTAAAAGAGCTACAGGTGAAGATTACCGGAGGCGATCGCCAAATTATCGGCGGTTATATCCCCCATATATCTATTCTCGCCGATCATGCCGTTTATCAGGGACTTCACCTGAGCAAAATTAATCTATCAGCAGAAAACATTCGGATTAACTTATCTCAAGTAATTAAAGGAAAGCCCTTACGTCTTTTAGAACCAATACCCGTTACTGGTCAGATGTTATTAGAGGAAGCAGATTTAAAAGCATCCCTAGCATCACCTTTATTATCGACTGCTTTAACCGAGTTATTAGGAACACTGTTAACATCTGCTGGAATCAATCAGCCTAACGAATTTTTCAAAGACAAACCCATTAATTGGCAACAAGTTACCCTTGAGGATAATCAGCTAACTATCGCTGGAGTATTAGCTAACAAGAGCGACAATTTAACACCAGTAGCCATTCGCACTGGTATTCAGTTAGCTAGTAATCATGTACTGCGCCTCGCTCCCCTACAGATAGATACACCGATAGAATCAGCAAGCCGCAGCTTAGATAGCTTTGAATTAGATTTAGGCTCAGAAGTTAATATTGAGGAATTAAAGATCATGCCAGGGCAATTAGTCTGCCGAGGAGCTATCAATGTAATACCTTAA
- the ychF gene encoding redox-regulated ATPase YchF — translation MLTAGIVGLPNVGKSTLFNALVANAKATAANFPFCTIEPNVGVVAVPDERLNVLAKISESAQIVPTRVEFVDIAGLVKGASQGEGLGNQFLSHIREVDAIVQVVRCFENDDIIHVAGSVDPLRDIEIINLELGLADLSQIERRIERTRKNARTNKEAQIELSALEKLSTALNEGKPARQVSLTEEEAESVKLLGLLTSKPIIYATNVSEDDLATGNQWVEQVRQFATQENAQVVIISAQVESELVELPEAEKLEFLESLGVKEGGLRSLIRATYELLGLRTYFTTGPKESRAWTIKAGMSAPQAAGVIHTDFERGFIRAETVAYNDLIATGSMSAAKEKGLVRSEGKEYIVHEGDVMLFRFNV, via the coding sequence ATGCTTACAGCCGGAATTGTTGGACTTCCCAACGTTGGAAAATCTACCTTATTCAATGCCTTGGTTGCTAATGCCAAGGCAACTGCCGCAAACTTTCCCTTTTGTACTATTGAACCTAATGTAGGTGTTGTAGCAGTGCCGGATGAGCGCTTAAACGTTCTGGCTAAAATCTCTGAATCTGCCCAAATTGTACCCACTCGTGTTGAATTCGTGGATATTGCTGGGTTAGTCAAAGGCGCTAGTCAAGGGGAAGGACTGGGTAATCAATTTTTGTCTCATATTCGAGAAGTTGATGCCATTGTGCAGGTAGTACGTTGTTTTGAAAATGACGATATTATTCACGTTGCAGGTTCTGTTGATCCCTTGCGAGATATAGAAATTATCAATTTGGAGTTAGGGTTAGCAGATTTATCGCAAATTGAACGCCGCATTGAGCGAACTCGCAAAAACGCTCGTACTAACAAAGAAGCTCAAATTGAACTATCAGCTTTAGAAAAATTAAGTACAGCACTAAATGAAGGTAAACCAGCACGTCAAGTTAGTTTAACTGAAGAAGAAGCTGAGTCAGTAAAGCTATTAGGATTACTCACCTCTAAACCGATTATCTACGCCACAAACGTATCTGAAGATGATTTAGCTACTGGTAATCAATGGGTAGAACAAGTAAGACAATTTGCTACTCAAGAAAATGCTCAAGTTGTGATTATTTCTGCCCAAGTAGAATCTGAACTTGTTGAGTTACCAGAAGCGGAAAAACTAGAATTTTTGGAATCTTTGGGTGTTAAAGAAGGCGGGTTAAGGTCTTTAATTCGTGCTACTTACGAACTTTTAGGATTGCGTACTTATTTTACGACAGGCCCCAAGGAATCTCGCGCTTGGACAATAAAAGCTGGAATGTCAGCACCGCAAGCTGCTGGTGTAATTCACACAGATTTTGAGCGTGGTTTTATTAGAGCAGAAACAGTTGCTTATAATGACCTCATAGCAACTGGTTCAATGAGCGCTGCTAAAGAAAAAGGCTTGGTTCGTAGTGAAGGTAAAGAATATATTGTCCATGAAGGAGATGTAATGTTATTCCGTTTCAACGTATAG